The following coding sequences lie in one Capsicum annuum cultivar UCD-10X-F1 chromosome 5, UCD10Xv1.1, whole genome shotgun sequence genomic window:
- the LOC107852134 gene encoding putative RING-H2 finger protein ATL71: protein MNNTTIEDGERPNDIELSDKTFAKNYGYGIGLALGILILFSVMAYLFIRLRSHNNSNVPNNPSSSSHGNSNNMATSTIDNELVFVQQGIVDEEILRNYPKLLYSQAKVHYHKEDNNNNIDDDDVASGCSICLGDYKDNDMLRLLSNCGHIFHVKCIDPWLRLHSTCPICRNSPIPTPYL, encoded by the coding sequence ATGAACAACACAACTATAGAAGATGGTGAAAGACCTAATGATATTGAATTAAGTGATAAAACTTTTGCCAAGAATTATGGCTATGGAATTGGACTTGCACTTGGAATCCTAATATTATTTTCAGTCATggcttatttatttattcgattGCGATCGCACAACAATTCTAACGTGCCTAATAATCCATCATCTTCTTCTCATGGTAACTCCAATAATATGGCCACTAGTACTATTGATAATGAGTTGGTTTTTGTTCAACAAGGTAttgttgatgaagaaattttgagaaattatccAAAGTTATTGTATTCTCAAGCAAAAGTTCATTATCACAAAGaggataacaataacaatattgatgatgatgatgttgctTCTGGATGTTCAATTTGTTTGGGTGATTATAAAGACAATGATATGTTAAGGTTATTGTCAAATTGTGGACATATATTTCATGTCAAATGTATTGACCCTTGGCTAAGGCTTCATTCAACTTGCCCTATTTGTAGAAATTCTCCAATACCAACTCCATATTTGTAA